From Candidatus Nanohalococcus occultus:
AGGAACGCTGGACGATAGTTCGGCCGTCTATAGTTTACGGAGACGAAAACGTCTCGATGAAAAACATAGCAGAAAAATTCCCTGTGCTTTCATTCCCAGAGCTGGATGTTAAGATGCAGCCGATCATGGTAGAAGATCTGGTCGATGTGATGATAGAGGCTGCAGAGGGTTACGACAACGAAACCCTGGAGATTGGCGGGCCAGAACAGCTCTACGCACACGAAATGTTTGAAAAATACTACCGAAGCCATGGAAAGCGGTTTTACTCGTTCCCGATGCCCATGTTTGTTCCAAGGACAGCGATGAAAGCCCTCTCAAAGCTGCCGCTGGGAACGCCGGAACTTTCCAGAGAGAACGTTAACCTGTTATCCGATAACGTGATCGAAGAGGAAAACGACGCGAAAAGAGTTCTCGGGCATTTGCGGAAGGTACCTGACTCATAGCTACCGCGATAGAAGTTTGGAGAAGATTCCTTCCCCTCTCTGTAAGCTGTCTTTTTTCTTATCAACTATCCGTCTTTGCTGTAAGTCAAAGCCGTAGTATTCGTTCATTATTCTCAGGACTGCTTCGGTTGCTGATTCAACTCCGTCATAGCTGAAGGAAACAACATCTCGCTTCAACCCGTTTTCCTTCTCTTCTTGCCGGTAGGACCCCTCTCTGGTTAGAATCCATCTTATGGTCTCTAGATCCCCTGGGTTATCAATTTCAAAGTCCAGTGAGATCTTCCCGTTGGATCTTGAAGCGTTGATCGGCTTGTCCCTTCTCCGAGGACAGAACTCGACGTCAGCTCCGTACTTGAGTAAATGCGCCATCCGGGATTTGACAAGTCTTCTGACCTGTTTTTCGCCTTCAGAGTCTAGATACCGAGATTTAGCGTCTTTGAAACCTGATTCAACAGACTCCAAGTATCTCAGGTATTTTTCCTGACGTCCTTCCGCTAGCTCGGTTTCCCCAGCATCCAGTTTCTTTTTTATCCTATCAAACTTCTCGCTGGAGGATTTAACATCGATATTGCTTCTTATCAAGCCATCTTTCTTGATGTTCTCGAATACGTTGATGTGACGTCTGCGTTCTCCTCGAGTAACCGACTGCTGGTTAAGCTCTCTACGTATCCTACGTTTCACCATCAGCAAAAGCTTCTCATGGGCTACATCCGCGTCAACTCTATCGCCCTCTAGGTAAGGTTTCCAGACCAGTTTACGGATCTTCCTCCGGTAAGATACGCCCAGCTCTTTTTGCTCTACATCCAGTCGCGTGAATAAAAACTCTTTACGATCCTCCTCGTTTTTCTGTAAGAGATCTTCAATCCGTTCCTGACCCCAGATCTCCATTCCCGCATCCTCTGCGATCTCACGCTCACCATCCTTTATCTCCTGGCCGTAAACCGCTAGAACAACGCAGTCCGCGCCGATAGACTCATTTTTACCCTTCCACTCGTGTATCCTGTTTTTGACATTCAGATTGCTTGATTCATACTGTTTGCACTCAACGATGACCTCTAAATCACCCATTTCGGCATGGACATCGACCTCATAGCCCGATAGACGGACGTTAGTCTCTGATTCAAAACCAGCAGATGAAAAAACCGTATCAACCTGTTTTTCAAGCAAACTTCCCTTACGAGCAGACATAAACACAACTTCTGAAGAATCTAATTAATAACCTCGTGTAGAAACAGAGCGCCCAAGGCAATGCCCTAGTCAAAACATCAAGGGCATCAATTAGATAAGCCTTAGGATTTTAAAATGTATCTGTATGAGCATGCAACCGGGAGAAGAAGGACTAGTAGACCTTATTGACGAAAGCGAAAATGGAAGGTTAGTACTACCACACTTTCAAAGATCCTTCGTATGGAACCGGAACGAGGTGGAGGAGCTGCTAGTCTCAATATTAAACGATTATTTCATAGGCACATTACTTTTACTAAGAGTAGATCCAGAGGACGCCCCCTTTGAACCACGAACCATAGAAGGCGTACAAGAAACCACAAAAAATCCAAGGAGAATGATATTAGACGGTCAGCAAAGAATAACTTCGCTCTATTATGCCTTTAATTCTCATAGATTTCCTGAGGAAAAAGGTCTAGGAAACACTAACTACGTATACGAGTTCTTTATAGACATGGAACACGCTGTGGAAGAAGAATGGGAGGACGCAGTGTTCAGCGAAAGGAGAGGTACAAGATCTTACAAGCCCTACGAAAGCGAGGAAAAATGCTTCAGAAAAAATGTGGTGCCTCTTAAGGCGCTCAGAAATTACAAAAATATGATTAACTGGAGCAACAAATACAAGGACTTGACAGGTAATGACGATCTATGGGACAACTTTGAGAACTATGCGGAGAACATGATGGATTTTAGCGTTGCAACAGTCGAATTACCACGAGTAGAAGATGATGAAGACCTAAATACGGTCGTAGAAATATTCGAACGAATTAACAAAACAGGAAAGCCTCTTGCCGTATTCGATCTACTTACTGCTCGTCTTTTTAGAGAAGACATTCGACTTCGAGATCTCTGGAACGGAATATACGAAAACAGAGAGGAGTTTCCCCGCATCCACGAATTTGCAGATGGAAAGGACGACAACACCTACAAAAAGAACATATTGCGTACTTTAGCACTGATAAGAGATCAGCCTCCTAAGAGAAAAAATCTCATTATGCTCGATACAGCGGACTTTGATGAAGATTGGAAAGAGTCCGCCAGAAGCTTCGAGAAAGCCCTTAACAGAATGAAAAGCAATCAAGATGGCGGTTTCGGAGTTAAGAACTCGGACTGGATCCCTTATAATGGACTGGTTGCGCCTACGGCAGCTATTCTCAGATCGATAGACAATGAGAACGATGAAGCTAAACAATATGAGAGATTACAGACCTGGTATTGGAGTACTGTTTTCAGCCAAAGATACAGCAGCCAGACCTCAACTAAGTCTCATAAAGACGTTAGAGATTTCGAAAAGTGGGATGATGCTAAACCAGAAGCTCTGATGTCAGACAATCAATTAAAAGAGATGGATCTCAGTTCGGTTAGTTCTAAGTCAAGTGGAGTCTACAAGGGCGTTATAAGTCTAGCTCTTCTCTCCGGAGCAAGAGACTTCCTTACAGGAGATTCTGTAGACCACCATAACCTTGAGGATCACCATCTATTCCCTAAAAAATATCTAAAAGATCAGGGAGTTGACAGCAACAAACGCAATACTGTTTTGAATCGCTCACTGATTAAAAAGAAGACAAATCAAAAAATTAAAGCTAAAGCCCCATCTAAATATATCGAGGAAATGGAAAACTCATTAGGGAGCGAGGAAGAAGTCAAAAAAGTCTTGGAAGACCATTTAATTCCTGAAGATGCCTATTACGCAATGAAAAACGACGACTACGACAAGTTCCTAAAGTTGAGAGAAAGAAGAATCATGAAAGAGATCCGGGAAAGAGTAGGCGCCACTCAACAGCTCGAGAGCTATACCTCCTGATATTTGAAGCTCGACACCTCCTACTCTCAGCGCTCGTTTAGTTGAAAATCTAGCTGGTCACGACAGCGAAAGACTGAATTTAGTATAGGCGAAAAATCAAATGACTGACTTAATTATGAAAGACAGAGCGCCCAGGGCAGGGCTCGAACCTGCGACCACGACGTGTCTGTTCATTTTCGTTTTACGGAAAATAAGTAACAGCGTCGCGCTCTACCTGCTGAGCTACCTGGGCTGTATAATAGTGTATTTACAGAAATGCTTTTTAATCAAGTGCTTGTCTGGCTCAGATTCTGTAATCTTCCGCCCAATTCACGCCTTTTTTCTGACCGTTGTCAGCAGCCTCTATTCTTAGGCTCATAGTTGAGTTCGGCGCTTGTTCAACAGGTATTTTGAAAACCTCGTCCATCTCCTGGCACCAGACGTAGAAGACATCTATCTGTTCGGAGCTGAAGCTCTCTCGTACTATTTCACCATTCTCTCTGTGGTTGCTATAGCATCTAAAAACCAGACAATCTTGCTTATATGCTGCTTTCCTTACCTGTGCTTTTTGGATGTCGCCGTCATCAACAAGGAGGTCGTAACGTTCATTGTCTCCGAACGGGAACGAAACAGATTTTCCCAAACTCATTACCTTCTTAGCCACCGCTATTTCGGCAAGATCCCCTATATCTTTGGTGTGCATGCCTAGAATTTCCAATCGGCCCTGAAAAAGACTTATCCGGGCTAACAAACAAGTAAAAGAAGAGAAAATGAGGGGTGCCGTTAGGCACCAGTTACTGAACTAGCTTTTCAGTCCAGGAACTCTTCGTTCTCGATCTTGTTTGGCAGGTACTCGTTTGCCACGAATTCTAGGCTTTGTGCTGCTAGAGCCTGCTGTTCTACTCTGACTCCCATGTCCAGCATCTTCTGTAGCTGGTTCTGCCAGTCGTCGTTTTTCATCCACTCGTAGTCCATGACGTCGTGGATTCGCTTGAAGTCCTTTGTCGGTCCACCACTTCCTTTTGGCTTTCCTTTCAGGTCTTCTGTTACGTGATGGAGGTCATAAGTTTCGATGTCCTCCATTGTCATACCGATTAGCTTCGCATCCGGTGTTGCCAGGCGGTCTGACTGGAATGCGAGGCTCATCGATCCGGATTTGAGAACTGAGTATATGTAGTATCCCCATGGGTCACCGTCAGTGAAGACGTATACCGGTAGATCCAGTTCGTTGTGCATCATGTTGATCAGGCGTCTGGCTCCTCTTGCTGGCTGTCCTCCTGTACCGATGATGATCGCGTTCTGTTCCTCGTGGAAGTCTTCTTCTACCAGTCGGTTAACCATAGCAGATGTCTCGACTACGAGGATGAAATCAGCGTTGTTCTCCTCAAATTCCAGGTGATCAACAATAGATGGAATCGCCATTCCGGCAGAACCCATGCTCATACCGTCGATAGTGTCACCGGAGTCGTTAATCTTGATAGGTCCGAAAAGCCGTCCTTTCGGCTCTGCGAACAGGTGTAGGTCCTCTCTGATCGCTCCTGTAGCAGTCTCGATGTCGACTACTACGTTGTTGGACTCGTCCTGATCTTCAAATGTGTTCTCATCCAGTCCGGGAACTGTGTGCTTTAACTGGTAGTAAACCTCTCTGATTGAGGCAGTACGGCCGTTTTCAACCAGTTCCTTTGCCTTGCTTGCGACCAGAGTGGTCTGCATGAATTTTCTGGCGTGGCTGATATTCAGGAACTTTCTCTGGGAGAAGCTGTCTCCTAGCTCAAGTCTTCCGTCCTCTTCGTCGTACTCGACGTTGGACTTTGAGCGCACCTTTGTCTCTATCGTCAGATTCTCCGAGTCGGCATCGTAAAGCTGGTTTTTCAGCTTACGTCCTAGATGTGTTAGTTTTTCAATCGTTGTTTCGTCGTTTGCTAAGTCTTTCTTTGGCATCAAACCTCACCAAGTTTGATCAGGTTGAGCCGCGCTCCGGCGGCTTTCTGGTTTTGATTTGCTGTCTGAGTCTTCATTGTATCTCTCTTCACTTGTAACTCCTCTTAGAGCTGTTCCGGGTTGTAGTCCGCATGGACCATTGCCTGGATTTTCTCTTCGATCTCTTCTGGGCTTCCTTCTCCTGCTAGCTCGACGATCGCCGGCCCCATCTCTTTTGCGTAGGACGTAAGCTGTCTTTTCTTCTTTTCCTGGATCTCACGTCGCTCCTGGCGTTTAAGCTCTCGGCCTAGCTTGCGGCCGACTTCTTGCAAGGCTAGCTTCATCTCCTTGCGGATATCCTCATAGTTCGCTACGGCTTCCTTTCCTTCGGATGTGAACGGAACCCATACCGATGCGATGTGGACTAGGATGTAAAGCGGTCCTTGCGGCCGGTCTCCTGTCTGTGAGACATTATACCGATTCCAAGATACTTCCTCTACTGCTTTCGTGGTCACACACGAGGATTTCTTGTAAAGCAATGGAACCTTGTTTGCGAATCTTAGCTCGTCGAAGGATCCTTCTTCATCGATGTCTCCTCCCCATGCCAGTCCTACCTCGACCTGGAACGGGTTTCCTTTGTACACCTTCGGTTTACGGGTTTCCGCAAAGATCATATCCGGGTTCAACTCTTTTTGAAGCCCTTTCTCGATTAACTCCTCTCCGATCGGGGAAAGACAGTCTTTCGGCGGAGACTGTAGCTTTACGTTCTGGGCTGCCTTCAACAGCGTCTCGATCTCGTCTTTGTCCAACGTGTTCGGTCTTCTATCGGAATCGATTCCTGCTTCCTCGCATATGTCGTCGGCTGAAGTTCTTCCGACACGTGTGAACTCGTTTTGTAGGAATGAGGAGACGGTTCTGGCCGATGAGCCTTCGATCATCCTCATCATGATTCCGAGTTCGACTCCGTGTGGGTGCGGTTTGATCTCCTTCGGTTTCTGAGGAAGATCTTTCGAGACCCTTGGGTACTCGATCTTGTTTCCGTCCGGCTCTCTTAGTACGATCCGTGCGTACGGGTTCATGATCGCGGTGTGCTTGAGGTAGTTTTTCACCGAGTGATGTCCGCCAGTGTACTTTGCCTCGATGTTCATCTCGATTGTGGTTCCGTGATCGAAGTAATAATCCTTCCCGCCTGGGAACTCATCGGAGTCCTTTCCAACTACTTCATCTTCTATAATTTCAGGTTCGTTTTTCTCCGTGTCGATACGGACAACGAACTTGTGGCATGGCTCTCCTTCCTGTTTGGACCATACTGTCACCGGTTCTCCGGTTGTAAGCTGGGCGTACATCGCGGAAGCGGAGATTCCGATTCCCTGCTGTCCACGGCTCTGCTGAAGCTTGTGGAACTTCGAACCGTAGAGGAGCTTACCGAATACCTTCGGAATTGTCTCTCTGTCAAGTCCGATCGCGTTGTCTCTGATCTCGATACGGCATTTCTCATCGCCGATCTCATCAATTAGTACGTGTATTTCCGGCAGAATCTCGTCTCCTTCACATGCGTCCAGAGAGTTATCTACTGCCTCTTTCGTAACCGTGATTATGGATTTCTGAGGGTTCTCAAATCCTAGTAGGTGTCTGTTCTTCTCGAAGAACTCGGCGACGGAAATCTCTTTGTGATCAGATTCTTCCATCTCCGGTTGTTCCATGCCTTCGCTCATAATATCGTTTTACGTCCGATGATTCTTAACTGTCCGGCTCTAGCTACCGCACAATCTTCGATTGATTTCTCTCAAGGTAGTCATACGCCGTCGAATGAGTGCTGCCGTTTAACAGCATGTTAAGTGCTTCGACCGCTACCTGTATATTCTGTCCTTTACCTATCAGCGCCACGGTCGTTCCGTAGACGGATAGATCTATGTTAGCTTCCTTTTCGATATGTCTGCGTGTTTCTCCATCTCTTCCGATCACACGGCCCTTTAACTCTTCCTGACGGGATGAGTTCTGCGTGAAGTCCTTTATGTTGATAATGTGAAACCCTACGTCTTTTTCAACAAGCTGTAGAGCTTTGTCAGGGTTGAAACCTCTTCCAACTGCTTTAACGGCTTTTTCCGCCATTAGTTCGTCGAATGCTTCTCCTTCAACTTTGACTACGTTGCCTTCTATCTTGACTTCGCAGTCGGTTAGCTCCTCGAAGTCCTGTTTGGTCTCGCCGCCTTCTCCGATGATAACGCCGATCCTGTCTTCAGGTATGCGTACTTGCTTCACAGCTAATGGTCTCGTACAAGCTTTATAATAGTTCGATCTTGAGTAGAGAGCTTATCAATCGGAAATAAGGCTGTTATAGAAGTTCTGTTCGTCGGTCTCCGCACCCTGGCTTCGGAAAAACTTCGCAGTGTTTTGAATATCTCTTTCCAGAAGCTCCTTTGCTCTCGGATGAGTTCTGTGAACCCCCTGTGAGAAGTCTATCCATGCCAGTGCTGGCTCATCAGTCACTAGGATATTGTACTCGGATAGGTCGCCGTGAACAAGTTTTTGCTCCTCCCAGAGTTTTTTGATCGCTTTCTTTGTCTTTTTCCAGCCTAGCTCCGGGTTCTCTATCTCAACTTCTTTGAGCTTCGGGAAAGGCGAAAAATCCTGGCCTATAAACTCCATGACTAAGATGTTTTTCTCTGTTGCGATTGGTTTCGGGCATTTTACAACGTCTTGAGCTTTCTGAAGGTTACGGTATTCTTTTTTACACCATTCTTCAATTATGCTTCTTCTATCGGACTTGAAGCTCTCGAAACGTGGATCGCCACGCAGGTACTGTTCCATCTCTCTGAATCCACCGGCCCGAGTCATGTATATCTTTACAAGTACGCGTTCGCCGTCAGGCGTATCGGCCAGGAAAACCTTCGATTCTTTACCGGACTCTATGGTTCCATAAAGCTGTGAGAGAACTCCGCGATCCGAGAGCTTCATCAAAGCCTTCTTTGTATAATGGTCGAATACGTTATCGAAGGCTTTTTTCGCTTCCGAGTTATCGAACATTCTACGGCTTTTTTCCTGCCATCGACGTTCGAACTCTCTTTCCATTAGAAAAAGACTGGTCTATAGGAACTCGCTGATTTCATCCAGGTGACCGCGATCTTCAAGCCACCGAGTCTCAGCGTTCGAGTAAGAGTTTACAATATCTCCTTTCTCATCGCCTTGGATCTTCCATGGGTCTACAAGCACTACTTTGTCTCTTTCAACCCACATTCCACGTTTTTTGCTTCCAGGGATTCTACAGATTCTTTCATTGCCGTCCGTACAGTATACACGGTACTTTCCACCGCCTTCCTTTCTTAATACGACTCCTAGTACTTCATCGCCGCTTGGTTCACGTACGCGGCCAATTCCCTGTTCTTCATCTTCCGGCATACCTCAACTTTAGAACTCAGTCTTTTAAAACAGGAACAACTACTCGATCCGGACCGATACAACGTTCCGGTAGACTTCTTCCCCGTTTTCCTCGCCCATTAACTCGTAGCTTCGCTTGATATCGGGGTCGTAGTGCTTTCTCAGCCGGCTGAGGATCTGTTTTGCCATCGGCTCGGTTGATAGAAAGATGTCGTAGCCGCTGTGGTTTTTCTCGACGTTGGAAAGAAACTTGTTCCGGTCATCGTTGGTGATTTCGGCAGCATGATCCATGATCTCGTTTGAGACCTTCTCTAGGTCGCCGTCTCCCCGTAGCTGGATCTTGACCTTGAAGAATCCGCTGGCGAACTTCGAGCAGTTTTTACACTGAGTCTTGCTGAACCTGACCTCGGTATCATAAGACGCCTTTATTTCGCCTTTGGTGGCGTGTACGCGCACAAGGAAGTCTTCATCTTCCTCCCAGTACTGTAGCTGCATCTCGATCCCTTCCTCGTTGTACTCGGAGAACTTCGCCGATAGCTGGTCTATAACTGAGTACTCTTCGAGCCATTTTCCGCTCTGTTCCATCCGGCCGCAGACACTACAGATCGTGATCTCTACGACGTCCGGGATCTCAAGAAGATCGTTTTTATCCGGGTAACAGTCGGCACACAGCTTTTTTCTCTCCCCGTAGAGCTTTTCGGTTTCTTTACCGCAACGCGGGCAGAATTTTGTTAAGTTCATACCTTAGGTTCGTAGCTGAATCTTTAAAGCTCGAAGTCCACGGTATCGCCCTGATCCAGTTCAAGCTCCTCGAAGCTTTCCAAAAGATACCTGTATTTTTCATCCGACCTGTAGAGTTTCCAACTCCGCGGATCGAAGCCCCAAGGCTCTGCTTCCATCTTCTCAATAACTTTTCTCTCGGGATCAAGGAAATACAGGTACAGCGGATCGGAAAGCAGCATCATATCGATGAATGCGTTGGTCTTGGCTCCGAAGTCGAAAAGCATCTTTCCCTCCGAACGGAAGCTTAGACCCCAGAACTGACGTATAAGGCTGTCAGCTAGCTCCACACTGTGTTTTTTCCCTGCGACCCGGACACTGATTTCGTCCATACAGGAAAATTTACAGCTCAGTGGTTAAATCAGGACGGATTCCAGTCGAGGCCGTGCTTTTTGTTCAAGGAAGCCAATAACCTCTCTATGAAGGTAGCATGGTTCGACGCCGAAGACTGGGAGAAAGAATATTTAGAGGACAAAGAGTACGACTTGGAGATTGATTTCTTCGAAGAATCTTTGAACTCCGAGACCGTCGAGCTTGCGGAAGGCTACGATGCGGTAGCTGTTTTCGTCTCCTCGGATGTCAACGGCGAGGTGCTTGACTCCCTGGATGCGGATCTTGTTGCCTGTCGTTCTACGGGTTTCGACCATGTTGATACTGAAAAAGCCCGTGAGCAGGGCATCGATGTCTGTAACGTCCCCTACTATGGCGCCAACACTGTGGCAGAACACACCTTCGGACTTATCCTGGCTTTGAGCCGGAAGATATACTCTGCTATAAGAAAGGTTGATGAAGGCGATTTCGATCACGAAGGACTGCGCGGCTTCGATCTAGAGGGAAAAAAGCTCGGAGTTGTAGGCACCGGTTCGATCGGAAAACACGTAATACAGATGGCAAACGGGTTTGGCATGGATGTAATCGCCTCAGATCCAAAGCCAGATCACGAAGCCGCGGAAGAACTCGGTTTCATGTACGTCAGCAACGAAGACCTGTTCAGACAGTCAGACATCATAACACTTCACTGCCCGCTAGTCGAGCAGACAGAACACCTTCTAAGCGAAGAGGAATTCGACCTTATGGACGGAACCGTTCTAGTCAACACTGCTAGAGGCGGTCTGATCGATACAGAGGCGTTAATCGAGGCTTTGGAGAAAGACCAGGTTAAATCAGCCGGCCTAGACGTCTTGGAAGAAGAATGTTTTCTAGAAGACGATATAGGATATCTCAGCGAGATGGAAGATGAATGCGACCCGAAAACAATCCTGGAAGACCATATACTGATCGACAGAGAGGATGTGCTGATCACACCGCATAACGCGTTTAACAGTATCGAGGCGTTACAGAGAATTACAGATACGACCCTTGATAACTTGGAAAACAGGAAAAACGTGGTCAACGGTTTTTAATTCTGTATAGATGGGTTTTACACTCACAGTCCGAAGATCCAAAGCTATCGACAGGTTCGCCTATAGCGTTCGCTGTTTCTGAGAGAACACATTCGTAGCTTGAATTCTCTGGAAGTATGAAATAGTCAATGGGCTGTGCTACTGCGGAAAAATAATCTATATGCCAGTGTTTGTTCTCTGTCCGGGAAAAATGCCGTTCTAACCTCTTTTCCACGGAGTTCATGGCTGATCCGACGTAAACATAGATTCCTTCTGGGAACTGTATTTTCCCGAGCGCTCCGACCTCGATTTCCCTGCTCTTTTCCAGCCGGAAGAACGCCGCATAAACTGCTTTCACAGTTTTAACCTTAGAGTTAAGGAATTTCAAGCCTACTGTTTAGCTATGGAAACGCCAAGAACGGAAGAAGAGTTCAAGGAAAAACTTTCCAGCGAACAGTACCGCGTTATGCGTGAAAAAGGCACGGAGCCGCGTTTTTCAGGCGAGTACGTGGAAAAAGACGATGACGGCCTTTACCGGTGTGCAGCCTGTGGAAACCAGCTTTTCTCCAGCAAGACCAAGTACAGCTCGAACTGTGGCTGGCCTTCCTTCTACGACGCCGATGAGGGATCGGTCGAGTTCCAGGAGGATAAATCCCACGGCATGGAGCGTACAGAAGTTCTTTGCACAGAATGCGGTTCGCATCTCGGCCATGTCTTCGACGATGGTCCGGAACCGACCGGGAAACGTTTCTGTATAAACTCTGTAGCCCTCGAGTTCGAAGAAGTTTCGGACAGTTAACGGACAACCAGCG
This genomic window contains:
- a CDS encoding DNA topoisomerase VI subunit B, whose translation is MSEGMEQPEMEESDHKEISVAEFFEKNRHLLGFENPQKSIITVTKEAVDNSLDACEGDEILPEIHVLIDEIGDEKCRIEIRDNAIGLDRETIPKVFGKLLYGSKFHKLQQSRGQQGIGISASAMYAQLTTGEPVTVWSKQEGEPCHKFVVRIDTEKNEPEIIEDEVVGKDSDEFPGGKDYYFDHGTTIEMNIEAKYTGGHHSVKNYLKHTAIMNPYARIVLREPDGNKIEYPRVSKDLPQKPKEIKPHPHGVELGIMMRMIEGSSARTVSSFLQNEFTRVGRTSADDICEEAGIDSDRRPNTLDKDEIETLLKAAQNVKLQSPPKDCLSPIGEELIEKGLQKELNPDMIFAETRKPKVYKGNPFQVEVGLAWGGDIDEEGSFDELRFANKVPLLYKKSSCVTTKAVEEVSWNRYNVSQTGDRPQGPLYILVHIASVWVPFTSEGKEAVANYEDIRKEMKLALQEVGRKLGRELKRQERREIQEKKKRQLTSYAKEMGPAIVELAGEGSPEEIEEKIQAMVHADYNPEQL
- a CDS encoding translation initiation factor IF-1A (eIF-1A; enables maximal rate of protein biosynthesis. Enhances ribosome dissociation into subunits and stabilizes the binding of the initiator Met-tRNA(I) to 40 S ribosomal subunits in eukaryotes); protein product: MPEDEEQGIGRVREPSGDEVLGVVLRKEGGGKYRVYCTDGNERICRIPGSKKRGMWVERDKVVLVDPWKIQGDEKGDIVNSYSNAETRWLEDRGHLDEISEFL
- a CDS encoding group I intron-associated PD-(D/E)XK endonuclease, which codes for MHTKDIGDLAEIAVAKKVMSLGKSVSFPFGDNERYDLLVDDGDIQKAQVRKAAYKQDCLVFRCYSNHRENGEIVRESFSSEQIDVFYVWCQEMDEVFKIPVEQAPNSTMSLRIEAADNGQKKGVNWAEDYRI
- a CDS encoding GIY-YIG nuclease family protein; translated protein: MKAVYAAFFRLEKSREIEVGALGKIQFPEGIYVYVGSAMNSVEKRLERHFSRTENKHWHIDYFSAVAQPIDYFILPENSSYECVLSETANAIGEPVDSFGSSDCECKTHLYRIKNR
- a CDS encoding 60S ribosomal export protein NMD3; its protein translation is MNLTKFCPRCGKETEKLYGERKKLCADCYPDKNDLLEIPDVVEITICSVCGRMEQSGKWLEEYSVIDQLSAKFSEYNEEGIEMQLQYWEEDEDFLVRVHATKGEIKASYDTEVRFSKTQCKNCSKFASGFFKVKIQLRGDGDLEKVSNEIMDHAAEITNDDRNKFLSNVEKNHSGYDIFLSTEPMAKQILSRLRKHYDPDIKRSYELMGEENGEEVYRNVVSVRIE
- a CDS encoding KH domain-containing protein, which encodes MKQVRIPEDRIGVIIGEGGETKQDFEELTDCEVKIEGNVVKVEGEAFDELMAEKAVKAVGRGFNPDKALQLVEKDVGFHIINIKDFTQNSSRQEELKGRVIGRDGETRRHIEKEANIDLSVYGTTVALIGKGQNIQVAVEALNMLLNGSTHSTAYDYLERNQSKIVR
- a CDS encoding SDR family oxidoreductase, with the protein product MDKQKVLIAGKGFIGTRIGEKLGGEVKYLSLNSGDYQIDITEEFEIEEEFDVLIHTVGLEPGTKSKEAYEAVHVDGTRNLLDGVKADKVVYISALGVGKIDHPYMNTKAKAEELVKQEERWTIVRPSIVYGDENVSMKNIAEKFPVLSFPELDVKMQPIMVEDLVDVMIEAAEGYDNETLEIGGPEQLYAHEMFEKYYRSHGKRFYSFPMPMFVPRTAMKALSKLPLGTPELSRENVNLLSDNVIEEENDAKRVLGHLRKVPDS
- a CDS encoding NAD(P)-dependent oxidoreductase translates to MKVAWFDAEDWEKEYLEDKEYDLEIDFFEESLNSETVELAEGYDAVAVFVSSDVNGEVLDSLDADLVACRSTGFDHVDTEKAREQGIDVCNVPYYGANTVAEHTFGLILALSRKIYSAIRKVDEGDFDHEGLRGFDLEGKKLGVVGTGSIGKHVIQMANGFGMDVIASDPKPDHEAAEELGFMYVSNEDLFRQSDIITLHCPLVEQTEHLLSEEEFDLMDGTVLVNTARGGLIDTEALIEALEKDQVKSAGLDVLEEECFLEDDIGYLSEMEDECDPKTILEDHILIDREDVLITPHNAFNSIEALQRITDTTLDNLENRKNVVNGF
- a CDS encoding GmrSD restriction endonuclease domain-containing protein; the protein is MSMQPGEEGLVDLIDESENGRLVLPHFQRSFVWNRNEVEELLVSILNDYFIGTLLLLRVDPEDAPFEPRTIEGVQETTKNPRRMILDGQQRITSLYYAFNSHRFPEEKGLGNTNYVYEFFIDMEHAVEEEWEDAVFSERRGTRSYKPYESEEKCFRKNVVPLKALRNYKNMINWSNKYKDLTGNDDLWDNFENYAENMMDFSVATVELPRVEDDEDLNTVVEIFERINKTGKPLAVFDLLTARLFREDIRLRDLWNGIYENREEFPRIHEFADGKDDNTYKKNILRTLALIRDQPPKRKNLIMLDTADFDEDWKESARSFEKALNRMKSNQDGGFGVKNSDWIPYNGLVAPTAAILRSIDNENDEAKQYERLQTWYWSTVFSQRYSSQTSTKSHKDVRDFEKWDDAKPEALMSDNQLKEMDLSSVSSKSSGVYKGVISLALLSGARDFLTGDSVDHHNLEDHHLFPKKYLKDQGVDSNKRNTVLNRSLIKKKTNQKIKAKAPSKYIEEMENSLGSEEEVKKVLEDHLIPEDAYYAMKNDDYDKFLKLRERRIMKEIRERVGATQQLESYTS
- a CDS encoding DNA topoisomerase IV subunit A — protein: MPKKDLANDETTIEKLTHLGRKLKNQLYDADSENLTIETKVRSKSNVEYDEEDGRLELGDSFSQRKFLNISHARKFMQTTLVASKAKELVENGRTASIREVYYQLKHTVPGLDENTFEDQDESNNVVVDIETATGAIREDLHLFAEPKGRLFGPIKINDSGDTIDGMSMGSAGMAIPSIVDHLEFEENNADFILVVETSAMVNRLVEEDFHEEQNAIIIGTGGQPARGARRLINMMHNELDLPVYVFTDGDPWGYYIYSVLKSGSMSLAFQSDRLATPDAKLIGMTMEDIETYDLHHVTEDLKGKPKGSGGPTKDFKRIHDVMDYEWMKNDDWQNQLQKMLDMGVRVEQQALAAQSLEFVANEYLPNKIENEEFLD
- the msrB gene encoding peptide-methionine (R)-S-oxide reductase MsrB; amino-acid sequence: METPRTEEEFKEKLSSEQYRVMREKGTEPRFSGEYVEKDDDGLYRCAACGNQLFSSKTKYSSNCGWPSFYDADEGSVEFQEDKSHGMERTEVLCTECGSHLGHVFDDGPEPTGKRFCINSVALEFEEVSDS
- a CDS encoding serine protein kinase RIO, whose translation is MEREFERRWQEKSRRMFDNSEAKKAFDNVFDHYTKKALMKLSDRGVLSQLYGTIESGKESKVFLADTPDGERVLVKIYMTRAGGFREMEQYLRGDPRFESFKSDRRSIIEEWCKKEYRNLQKAQDVVKCPKPIATEKNILVMEFIGQDFSPFPKLKEVEIENPELGWKKTKKAIKKLWEEQKLVHGDLSEYNILVTDEPALAWIDFSQGVHRTHPRAKELLERDIQNTAKFFRSQGAETDEQNFYNSLISD